One Setaria italica strain Yugu1 chromosome II, Setaria_italica_v2.0, whole genome shotgun sequence DNA segment encodes these proteins:
- the LOC101760907 gene encoding uncharacterized protein LOC101760907 has translation MDRHWMYNADRRSKVFIDGLHYFLEVAKANKPENGFVCCPCFQCNNRKEYSKDSWGTIHSHLFKYGFMPNYLVWTKHGELGVVMEDGEEEEEDDTIPDWVAGQAFAGTTMGEADEDEFAENDPTDDLGQVIRDAYRDCETEKEAAKLQRMIDDHQKLLYPGCQQGHKKLGTTLEFVQWKAKNGVSDKAFQGMLRIVKKILPENNELPSTTYEAKQIICPLGLDVQKIHACPNDCILYRGDEYEELDACPVCEALRYKIRRDDPGDVEGQSPKKRVPAKVMWYFPIIPRLKRLFRNKANAKLMRWHKEDRKEDEMLRHPADGAQWRSIDRTFPDFESEARNCKKVVYMGHRRFLPAHHQLRKSGMHFKGTPDHRKKPAHRNGKRVFEMMKDVHVVFGKGLGSQPVPNDDNGHAPMWKKKSIFWELPYWEILEVRNAIDVMHLTKNLCVNVLGFMGVYGTSKDTLEARQDLKAMGQRDDLHP, from the exons atggaccggcattggatgtataatgcagacaggcggagcaaggtgtttattgatggcttgcattattttctcgaagtggcaaaagcgaacaagccagagaatgggttcgtatgttgtccatgcttccaatgcaataacaggaaggagtattcaaaggattcctgggggactattcacagccacttgtttaaatacggtttcatgcctaactatttggtttggaccaagcacggtgaactaggggttgtcatggaagatggcgaggaggaggaggaagatgacaccattccggactgggttgcaggccaagcttttgcaggtactacaatgggcgaggctgatgaagatgagtttgcagaaaatgaccctactgatgaccttggtcaggtgatacgagatgcatacagagattgcgaaactgagaaggaagcagcaaagttgcagcgcatgatagatgatcaccaaaaattgttgtacccaggttgccagcagggccataaaaaactaggtacgacactagaatttgtgcaatggaaggcaaaaaatggtgtgtccgataaggcatttcaggggatgttgagaattgtcaagaagattctccccgagaataatgaattaccgtccacaacatatgaagctaaacagattatttgccctctcggattggatgttcagaagatacacgcatgccctaatgactgtatcctctatcgtggtgatgaatatgaggaattggatgcttgtcccgtctgcgaagccctgcggtataagatcaggcgagatgatcctggtgatgtcgaggggcagtctcccaagaagagagttcccgcgaaggtgatgtggtatttccctataataccacgcttgaagcgcttgttcaggaacaaggcgaatgctaagttgatgcgatggcacaaagaagaccgtaaggaagatgagatgctgagacaccccgcagatggggcacagtggagatcaattgatagaacattcccagactttgaaagtgaagcaaggaac tgtaagaaggtcgtctatatgggtcatcgtcgatttctcccggctcaccaccagctgagaaagagcgggatgcatttcaaagggacgccagaccatcgtaaaaaacctgcacaccgtaatggaaagcgtgtgttcgagatgatgaaggatgtacatgtagtctttggaaagggacttggtagccaacctgttccgaacgatgataacggacatgcacccatgtggaagaaaaagtcaatattttgggagctaccttattgggaaatcctagaggttcgcaacgcaatagacgtgatgcacctgacgaagaatctttgcgtgaacgtgctaggcttcatgggtgtttatggaacctcaaaagatacattggaagcaagacaggacctgaaagccatggggcaacgagatgacctacatccg